From the Candida dubliniensis CD36 chromosome 2, complete sequence genome, the window gtattttgaatcaatttataaaacCGTGGTGGATTACCAGGAGGACATTTTATTTGTGattctttaataattggATCTGGTGAATAGTTTATTCGTTTACCTTTTAATGGTATtgtcaaattttcaataggATGTTTCAAATTATATGGGAGGTTTCCTACTTGTGGAACTTTACCTAATGGATTCAATTCAGGATTAAAATAAATGGATTTTTGTCCCCATAATTTACGTTgttgttttagtttttgttgttgttttctttgttgattttCTAAAAATGGTTTTAATTTGGAAGAATGTAAattatgatttattataaaatcCCAatcttcatttaatttatttaaatatgaaatatctttttctGATTTATTGGAGGTTTGTTTAAGTCgttcaattttataatataaatgaattggatCTAtggttttcaatttttcaagtttATGATTATCTCGTTGACgttgttgaatttttgatatttgtttcttttcattttttttgaattcatcTGCTAAACTCCAATTTCCTCGTATCATCTTGGACTAGAAGGGGTGGTGAAACTGAAACTGAGATGGAATTtaaagatttgattttgttgataatttttttttatatatatatatatattttttttttttttttttgacctgaaaaacaaacacaTCTTAGTATAGAAATACTATATATCATCAACTTTAATAAAACACTAAACCTACTTTCTTTCCTACAGACATTCGTcgtttcatttcatttcatttcattttgtaTTAAAAAGCAACTTGCACCAAACATGAGTCAAACACCATTCAACCCTAATTCACCATCAGTTCCAACCTCATTACCTCCTCTGACAGATTTTAGTCAAATCCCTTATGATGTATTAGAATCAATTAGAAATcgattaaatcaaattcgTCAATCACTAACCAAATTAGCtgatcaaataaataatcataatcgTCATCCACAAAAGATCAAATTACCTTCATATCtgtattttcaaaatcaatttcaagtaTTAATTACTCAATTAATGTCAATAactaatcaattatataataatgaagatcTTTTACGTAATACCAATGTTTATCCAACTCCAATTTTCCCTACTTCTGCTCATGAAAATATGTTAACCACATTATTAAGGAAAAAAGTTGCCCCTGAAGTTGATGAATGGATAAATGGTGCTAAATTAATTATGGAAAATGAaagtaaaaataaaagtaaaaataaaaataaaaataaatttgatcaacaagtagatttattaaaaatggaTCAATGGGTTCAATTATGTCTTGCCAAAATTCAAGAATTACGTGATGAATTCCAATTTTATGGGTTTCATACAGTAGAAGAATTGGATCATATGGAAACTCCACAGGggaaacaagaaattaaagagaaaaaggataaagaatttgaacgagaacaaattgaattgaaaataactGCTGGAGGTCAAAAAGGGTTACATCCAAATCAAGTATTGAAATTCATGTGTCAAGGTCAGATATGAAGAAAGTAGGAAGatggtggttgtggtggtggtggtggaggtggTGATTTGTATTATTCTAAAGAGGTGacat encodes:
- a CDS encoding RNA polymerase II mediator complex subunit, putative (Similar to S. cerevisiae MED8;~In S. cerevisiae: subunit of the RNA polymerase II mediator complex; associates with core polymerase subunits to form the RNA polymerase II holoenzyme; essential for transcriptional regulation.); the encoded protein is MSQTPFNPNSPSVPTSLPPSTDFSQIPYDVLESIRNRLNQIRQSLTKLADQINNHNRHPQKIKLPSYSYFQNQFQVLITQLMSITNQLYNNEDLLRNTNVYPTPIFPTSAHENMLTTLLRKKVAPEVDEWINGAKLIMENESKNKSKNKNKNKFDQQVDLLKMDQWVQLCLAKIQELRDEFQFYGFHTVEELDHMETPQGKQEIKEKKDKEFEREQIELKITAGGQKGLHPNQVLKFMCQGQI